The Anguilla anguilla isolate fAngAng1 chromosome 2, fAngAng1.pri, whole genome shotgun sequence genome contains the following window.
aCAACACTGTTAcagttacgccttggcaggaCGGCCTGCCTCATACCAATATTCACTTAACCACTCCAAATGTAGAATAACGTAATCTTGGTCCACCCAGACTACTAGAATGGCTAGTGAGATGCTAGTGTTCTGTCCTAGCTTTGTGATATTAATTTGTATGCATTCCAGTTTTAGTAATCTTAGAATCAGACGATATTGCCTCCAGATCTTTTTTATTCAAACTACTAGTTCGGTGTGCAGTAAGTCTTTATGCTCTAATACTCGGAAGTCTTGGAGTGTGGGAGGCGGGCTTTAGCTAGAGCCACCGCCTCCTTGATACGTGGCTTCAATCAGGTCGTCTTTGCGCACATAGATACGCGCTGTTACGCAACTGGAGATCATTATTTCTCGTACAGAAATTATATCGTCTTGTGTGCAGAAAATGAGTGGTCGAGGAAAAGGCGGGAAAGGTCTTGGGAAAGGAGGCGCCAAGCGTCATCGCAAAGTTCTTCGTGATAATATCCAAGGTATCACTAAGCCAGCTATTCGTCGTTTGGCTCGCCGTGGAGGAGTCAAGCGTATTTCTGGTCTCATCTACGAAGAGACCCGAGGAGTGCTAAAGGTGTTTCTGGAGAACGTTATCCGCGATGCAGTCACCTACACCGAGCACGCCAAGAGAAAGACCGTCACCGCTATGGATGTGGTTTATGCTCTAAAGCGTCAGGGTCGCACTCTGTACGGCTTTGGTGGGTAAACCTATATTTCAGAAATGCGTTTTGCATCTacccaaaggctcttttaagagccacccATATTCTCTATTGAAGGCGTCAAGCTTATCCGTTTATTAACCTATATTGACCTTGTAATGGCAGTGCACACCCTAGGTGGGCACAACTCCCCCACGGGAAGatgcagccccccacccccaccagggACAGTTCCATGGGATCTCATGCCAGCCCcccacagaactgcacaccCAAGGAGGCAAAGTCAACTCTGGCCTCTCACTCCAGTCAGACAAAGGACATGGCCCCAACTCACTGTGGACTCCTCTGCTTTCCCGATGAGAATCTCTGATGGGTGCGCAGGCAAAATGGGAGCCTCCTCTGATGGCTCCCAGGACACAGGAGGGGGATTTATGGCCATCCACACCTCTCTGCACAGTGACTTTTGGAGTGGGGAGAGGGAACCCAGAGTAGATGGAGGATCCAGCCCTGTCACCATCAGCTTGCCTTCTGTTTCTGTCAATCCTGGACCAACTGCagtcacaataataaaatacatacgCACATTTTGtgctgcatttaattatttatgcgcacatttcatgatgtatttattttatttaattttgtctgaaatattCCTCCATACCTTTGGAGCCCCCTCTTTCATTTCAGGGTTATTCAGCTGGGTCTGAAAGCATCCCACCAGAAACAGACTATTGGCCATTTGATCACTGTGGGGAAAAACTCAAAGACTGGCTACATCCAAATGGATAAGTGTTCTAAGTTGTTACGGGTTTCGGAGTACATGTAGATGGCCAAACCAACAGATGGACAGGATTGGACTGGATTACATACCGTGCTCTTGCAGAGTGTCTATAAATATGGGTGAAATTTCCCGGTCTCCAAACTCTTTAGCGTATTTGACCAGCGCCTGTTTGACCGTCTTGTAGCCTGCCTGGACAACCACGTAGAAGTTGACGTCGACTACTTCTTCGCGTGTTTCCAGCTTGTACTGACTGTACTCCAGCCGTAATCTGTGACTTCAGAGTGATTCTCATCTCTGTGGTAACGGCGAcgtctctgattggtggaactCGCTGTAGGATTGTGGGTAGCGTAGTACTTTAACTGACTAAAACACGATTTATTTAAAACGAAGTTGAAATCGAGTGGAAGTGTTGAGCCAATTACTACCTCACCAAATTTAAAAGTGGCAGCAGAATATACGAGATGCagcatatgcaaaaaaaaaaggtatactTATTTGGATTAGCaaactttttgtaatttgtatttttgtcctaatattgtagcttgttcttcccc
Protein-coding sequences here:
- the LOC118219661 gene encoding histone H4, encoding MSGRGKGGKGLGKGGAKRHRKVLRDNIQGITKPAIRRLARRGGVKRISGLIYEETRGVLKVFLENVIRDAVTYTEHAKRKTVTAMDVVYALKRQGRTLYGFGG